Proteins co-encoded in one Pseudomonadota bacterium genomic window:
- the miaA gene encoding tRNA (adenosine(37)-N6)-dimethylallyltransferase MiaA has protein sequence MSRPAQRSPALMLMGPTATGKTAAVIELAKQLPLEIISVDSAMVYRGLDIGTAKPPLAERAGVTHHLIDIRDPAEIYSAGEFRRDALGLMDEIGNRGRLPVLVGGTMLYFNVLLHGLADLPGADAEIRRSLDAEAERVGWPEMHRRLVGIDPDAAAKIRENDAQRIQRALEVFRISGRTISSFHRQTAEEPVANFLKIALWPEDRERLARKIGERFDQMMAQGLLGEVESLYQRDELHADLPAMRCVGYRQLWQHLAGETELQQAVENAKVATRRLAKRQLTWLRADQDVKRVSALEGSRLAPINRLLERWLKNQR, from the coding sequence ATGAGCCGGCCCGCGCAACGTTCCCCGGCATTGATGCTGATGGGGCCGACGGCCACCGGCAAGACCGCGGCCGTCATCGAACTGGCGAAACAGCTGCCTTTGGAAATTATCAGCGTGGATTCGGCGATGGTTTATCGTGGGCTGGATATCGGTACGGCCAAGCCGCCGCTCGCCGAAAGGGCCGGCGTGACGCACCACCTGATCGATATCCGCGACCCAGCGGAGATTTACTCGGCCGGTGAGTTCAGGCGCGATGCGCTTGGGCTGATGGACGAAATCGGCAACCGTGGTCGGCTGCCGGTACTGGTGGGCGGGACCATGCTGTATTTCAATGTGCTGTTACATGGTCTGGCTGATTTGCCGGGGGCTGACGCGGAGATTCGAAGGTCATTGGACGCTGAGGCTGAAAGGGTTGGTTGGCCAGAAATGCATCGCCGCCTGGTTGGCATAGACCCGGACGCAGCGGCAAAAATTCGTGAAAACGATGCCCAGAGAATTCAGCGCGCGCTCGAAGTTTTTAGAATCAGCGGCCGAACCATCAGTTCGTTCCATCGTCAAACGGCGGAAGAGCCCGTTGCAAATTTTCTGAAAATCGCTTTGTGGCCTGAGGATCGTGAGCGTTTGGCGAGAAAAATTGGCGAGCGTTTCGACCAGATGATGGCGCAGGGTTTGCTGGGTGAAGTCGAATCTTTGTATCAGCGCGATGAGTTGCATGCCGATCTGCCGGCAATGCGCTGTGTGGGTTATCGCCAGCTCTGGCAACACCTTGCCGGTGAGACTGAACTGCAACAGGCGGTCGAGAATGCGAAAGTGGCTACCCGGCGGCTGGCCAAACGGCAGTTGACCTGGCTGCGCGCAGATCAGGATGTGAAAAGGGTCTCGGCCCTTGAAGGATCACGGTTGGCCCCCATAAACAGGCTGTTGGAGCGCTGGCTGAAAAATCAGCGGTAA
- the mutL gene encoding DNA mismatch repair endonuclease MutL, whose product MTIKELPAQLINQIAAGEVIERPASVVKELLENSLDAGAAHIEIDIEKGGAGLIRVRDDGSGIPAEELAMALARHTTSKIETLDDLEHIASLGFRGEALPSIASVSRLRLSSRTGDSDRGWQCEVRDGKTCAPAPLAHKPGTTVEVRDLFYNTPARRKFLRAERTEWQHIDQLVRRVALSRFSTGFQIRHNRRDIAHWPAAAGEQDQRGRLAAICGEGFAANMLEIEHQSSGLYLRGWVAQPTFSRSQADRQYFYVNGRMIRDKLVAHAVRQGFQDVLFHGRYPAFVLYLEMDPAEVDVNAHPSKHEVRFRDSRLVHDFVFHSLHKLLSGTRPGGVSVHGSAPKPAAVGSAGGRGALRQGGLSLGTADAAAAYQALYVAPAIDDPDQDLADAPLGFALAQLRGVYILAENREGLVLVDMHAAHERITYERLKNSLADGSLQAQPLLVPQRIRVADDEVELAIRHRELFQGLGLEIDRGGPQSLVLRQIPVILQDVDAEKLIRDVLADLREHGQSQRIENLQNELLATMACHHSIRANRRLSIPEMNALLREMEQTERSDQCNHGRPTWTSISMAELDRLFLRGQ is encoded by the coding sequence ATGACGATCAAAGAACTGCCCGCACAGTTGATCAACCAGATTGCTGCCGGCGAAGTCATCGAAAGGCCTGCGTCGGTAGTCAAGGAGTTGCTGGAAAACAGCCTGGACGCCGGTGCAGCCCATATAGAAATCGATATCGAAAAAGGCGGCGCCGGCCTGATCCGCGTACGCGACGACGGCAGCGGTATTCCAGCGGAAGAATTGGCAATGGCGTTGGCGCGCCACACCACCAGCAAGATAGAAACGCTGGACGATCTCGAACACATCGCAAGCCTGGGTTTTCGTGGTGAAGCCCTGCCCAGCATCGCGTCGGTCAGCCGGCTGCGATTGTCATCCAGGACAGGGGATTCCGATCGTGGCTGGCAATGTGAAGTACGCGACGGAAAAACATGTGCGCCGGCACCCCTGGCGCACAAACCGGGAACGACGGTTGAGGTGCGCGATCTTTTTTACAATACGCCCGCGCGCCGAAAGTTTTTACGCGCCGAACGGACCGAGTGGCAGCACATCGACCAACTGGTCCGGCGCGTCGCGTTGAGTCGGTTTTCGACGGGGTTTCAGATTCGCCACAATCGGCGAGATATCGCGCATTGGCCCGCGGCTGCCGGCGAGCAGGACCAACGCGGTCGGCTGGCGGCGATCTGCGGAGAAGGATTCGCGGCCAATATGCTGGAGATCGAGCACCAGTCCTCCGGTCTGTATTTGCGAGGCTGGGTAGCCCAGCCGACTTTTTCGCGCAGCCAGGCCGACCGGCAATACTTCTATGTCAACGGACGCATGATCCGTGACAAACTGGTCGCGCATGCCGTGCGCCAGGGATTTCAGGACGTCCTTTTCCATGGCCGCTATCCGGCCTTCGTGCTCTACCTGGAAATGGATCCGGCCGAGGTGGATGTCAATGCGCACCCGAGCAAGCACGAAGTGCGTTTCCGCGATAGCCGGCTGGTACACGACTTTGTTTTCCACAGCCTGCACAAACTGCTTTCCGGAACACGACCCGGTGGCGTCAGCGTACACGGGTCGGCGCCAAAACCGGCCGCCGTCGGTAGTGCTGGCGGTCGTGGCGCGCTCAGACAGGGCGGGCTGTCGTTGGGGACGGCGGATGCGGCCGCGGCGTACCAGGCCTTGTATGTTGCACCGGCGATCGACGATCCGGATCAAGACTTGGCAGATGCGCCGTTGGGATTCGCGCTTGCACAGTTGCGGGGCGTTTATATCCTGGCCGAAAACCGCGAGGGACTGGTGCTGGTCGATATGCATGCGGCCCACGAGCGGATCACTTATGAGCGTCTCAAAAATTCGCTGGCGGACGGATCCTTGCAAGCTCAGCCACTGCTGGTGCCACAGAGAATTCGGGTAGCGGACGATGAAGTGGAACTGGCGATCCGTCATCGCGAGTTGTTCCAGGGTCTTGGGCTGGAAATCGATCGTGGTGGCCCGCAAAGCCTCGTATTGCGTCAAATACCGGTCATTTTGCAAGATGTCGATGCCGAAAAGCTGATCCGCGACGTGCTTGCCGATCTCCGCGAACACGGTCAAAGTCAGCGCATAGAGAATCTGCAAAACGAACTGCTGGCGACGATGGCCTGCCATCACTCGATCAGGGCCAACCGGCGACTGAGCATTCCGGAGATGAACGCGCTGCTGCGCGAAATGGAACAGACCGAACGCAGCGATCAATGCAATCACGGGCGGCCTACCTGGACCAGCATCAGCATGGCCGAGCTGGATCGGTTGTTCCTGCGTGGCCAATGA